CCTGAAAGGGCTCACCGGCGAGGAGTCGTACGCCGACAAGGCGGTCGCGATCCTGCGCGCCTACCGGCTGCCGATGGAGCAGATGCCGGCGGCTTTCAACGCCCTCATGGCGGCACTCGATTTCTACCTCGACGGCGGGCGCGAGGTGGCCATCGTGGGGCGCGGCCCGGAGGACGGGCGGCCTTTCATCGAGGCGGTCCGCCGGAGCTTCCAGCCCAACAAGGTGGTCGCCGCGGCCTCGGAGGCGGATCTGGCCGAAGCCGAGAAGGTCATCCCGCTGCTCTCGGGAAAGGTTGCGATGGGAGGAAGACCCACGGGCTACGTCTGCGAGCATTTTCATTGCAAGGCGCCGGCGACCGACGTGGAGATGTTCGCCAGGATGCTGGCGGGGAGCTGAGGAGACGATGGGAGTCGCGCGGCACGAGGTCCGGATCGATACGGAACGGAAGACGCAGGTCATCAACGTCACGGACGAGGTGGTCGGCGCCTGCGCGCGCCTCGGGATCTCCGAGGGGATCCTGCACGTCGGGGTGCGCCACACCACCTGCGCGCTGTGCGTCAACGAGGACGAGGAAGGCCTGAGGCACGACTTCGAGCGGCTGGGCGAGACGCTGCTGAATCCGTTTCGCGGCAAGGACGGCTACCGCCACGATCGCATCGACGACAACGCCCAGGCCCACCTGACCTCGGTCCTGATGGGGAATTCGGTCACGCTGTCGATCAAGCAGGGCAAGCCGGTCCTGGGAACCTGGCAGTGCATCCTGCTGCTGGAGATGGACGGCCCGCGACCGCGCATGCTCGACCTGACCGCGGTCGGGGAATGAGAAGGTGCAGCGCCGCCGGGGGGTCTCCCGCCACGGGGGGCACCGGGTGTAAGATGATGAGGAATCGGCAAACAAAGCAGGGGAAAGGGAGGTTGGCATGGCGAGGTGTCGAAGCGCGGCTTGGATGGCGGTTGGATTGACGTTGGGTCTCGGGAGCGCCTCGATCGCGGCCGACAAGACTGACAAGGTCAAGCTGGATGGGTACCTGGATTGCAAGAAAGGGGAGGACCTCATCGTCGACGGCCAGCGGGTCCATCCCGACTCCAAGACCAAGTTCCAGGGGGGAGGGAAAGCGACGAGCGTCGCGACGATCCCCGTCGGGTATCAGGTCAAGGTGAAGGGGGTGCGCCAGCCCGCGGGCCTGATCCTGGCGACGGAGATCGAGGCGAGCCGCAACGGCGTCAGCAACACCGAAAAGGAGATCCTGGCAGGCAGCGATCAGGCGGAGAAGGCCTGGGTCGGGGCCGGCGCGATCGTCGAGCCCGGTCCCGACGGCAAAGAGCAGAGCATGGGAAAGCTCATCACCAGCGGCCCGCAGGTCGACCGCTGCCGGGCCATCGTGGACAAGCTCCTGCCCGAGTACGTCGACCCGAAGAAAGTGCGGGTGTACGTGGTGGAGAATCCGGAATGGAACGCGATGGCAATGCCCAATTTTTCCATCTATGTCTTCAGCGGTCTGATGGCGGACCTGGACGACAACGAGATGGCAATCGTTCTCGGTCATGAGCTCACGCACGCCACCTATGAGCACAGCCGGCGGCAGGCCACCAAGAGCCAGTACACGAGCATCGCCGGACAGGCCGCGATGCTGGGGTCCGAGTACGTCAAGAACCCGCTCGCCAAAGGCGCGGCGCAACAGGCCACCAAGCTCGGCGTCACCACCTTCGGCAATGCCTTCAGCCGCGAATACGAGGATCAGGCCGACCGAGTGGGGTTGCGCTACGTCTTCGAGGGGGGATACGACTACACCAAGGGGCCGGCCCTCTGGCGGCGGTTCGCTGCGAAGTACGGGGATCAGAGCAAGATTGAGAATTTCTTCTTCGGAGATCATTCCCTGAGCATGAAGCGGGCCGCGGCGCTGGAAAAACTGATCGCCACCTACCACCCGGAGACGGACACGGTACCGGCCGAAAAGAAGTAGGTAGCGGCGCTTCTGGATCACCACCGGGCCGGCGACGGCCCGGTTTTTTTGTCGGCCAAGGCGGAGGAAAAAGGCAGAGGGACTGGGAGTCGAGACCCGGTTTCAGTTCGGCAGACGCGACAGGATTTCCTGGAAGCGAGGGTCCCCGGCCAGGGTCGCCAGGTCGGCGTCCGACTCGTAAGCCTTGCGATTGCCGAAGCCCACGGCGACGGCCTGGGCCATCGCGGACAGCGCGTCGTCCTCGCGCCCCAGGCGGGCGTAGCCGCAAGCGAGATTGAAGTAAGCGACACCGCGCGTCCCCGCCCCCGGAGGAATTCCCAGCTCGAACGCCTTCTCGTAGGACTTGATTCCTTCTTCGTTGCGTCCTTCCATGAGCTGGGCCATGCCGAGCTGGCCATAGATCTGCGAGTTGTTCGCCCCGGCGCCGATCGCCCGCGTCAACCACTCCACGGCCTGCCCGTACTGCTGCTGCGCGAGCCGGGACATCCCCATTCCGACGAACACGCCGGGCTCGCTCGCGCCCAGCGCCACCGCCTTCTCGTAGGCGGCCGCCGCTTCGTCCGTCCGGTGCAGGCTGCCCAGGGCGCGGCCGTACAGCGTGTAAGCCAGCGAATCCTCCGGATGGGCCTGGATCCACGGAGCGATCCGATCCACGAGCTTCTGGGGATCGTTCGCGAAGGTGGCGGCCGCAATGGTCCGCTCCTCGGAGGGGCGCCAGGACGGCTGGGGGACCGGCTCGAGATTCGCTTTCCAGAAGGCAATGGTCTGCTGGATGATCCGCCGCGCGTCGTCATTGTCGGAGACGGCATCGAAGGCGTGCGGCAGGTTGCTCGCGAAGAGCAGGGACCAGGGAGCCTTCGCCTCGACGACCCTTCCCCACAGGCCCGGCAGCGCGGCCCCCGTCCCGGCGAGGTCGCCCTGCGGGAAGATGAGCAGGACTGGCAGGTCCGCCCGGATGCGCCCCTCCGGGACACCTCCGTAGAACAGCGCCGCGGCCCGGATGCCCGGGGACGGGTTCTCGCCGATCAAGTACGCGTAGGCGCTGCCCACGTTTGCTGAAGCGGCATAGAGTCCCAGGCGCGTGCCGTCCACGCCGTACTCCGCGCCGCGCCTCGACAGGAAGTCGAATACGCCGTGCAGGCAATCCGGGATGCGCGCCGCGTCGGCATCCATCGAGACTCCGATCAATCCGTGAGCCGCGACCAGGCGAGGCCAGGTCCGGTAGATCTCCCAGCGCTTGAGCCGATCTCCAGGGCGATCTCCAATGCCGTTGACGAAGACCACGGCCGGAAGCTTTCCTCCCGGTCGGGAACCGGGGGGAGCGTAGAGGTCGATCGTCAGTGCGTCCTTGCCTTCGCCGAGATAGACCACGCCTTCGCGGACCTTGACCTTGTTCGTGGCCGGCACGTCATACACGACGCCCCACCTCCGCGCGTCGAGCGGCGAGCGCGGCGCGGGCGCGGCTCCGCCCTGGGCGCGAGCTTCGAGTGCGGCAAGCAGGAGGATCGCGAGCATCATTCTCCACGGGTTTGGGACGCTGGTCTGGCTCATGGAAAGGGCTCCCGTGGCAGCAGCTAGCGCTGCAGGATTTGAATGAGATTGCCGGCGTTGTCACGGATGATTGCGTTCGCCCTCTGGTTGGGCTGCGCTGGAAAAGGCCCGAAAGCGACCGGCACGCCGCGACCCGCGAGCTTCTCCAGCGTCTTGCCGAGATCCTTCACGAGCACCCCGACCTTGAACAGGCCATGGCACAGCGCGGGGTCGGTCGTCCCGCATCCTGCCGGCACCGCGCTGTCTTGATGCACCAGCTCCACGATGAGTCCTCCCCCCTCCAGGACCCTGACGGAGACTCCGCCGGAGGGCGGGGAGCTCAAGACCGTCTTGAGGCCGAGCTTTTCCGAATACCACCGGGAGCTGGCGTCGAGATCGGCCACCGAAAGCGCGAGCAGCGTGCCGTCGATCGCGAGGATGGCCGGATCGGCCCGATCGGGGGATTGTCCGCGGGCGGTCAGAGAAAGCAGCGACGTGCATGCCAGGAAGCAACCGATCGTGATTCTACGGACGAGACGATTCATCAGGTTCTCCGAAGTTGGCTGAATAGAACGACGCAGGCGCTTCGACCCACCGGCTGCGGTCCAGGACCAGTTCGACGCACCGCCAAGCTCCCTGGAGAGCTGCTCCCCAGACGGCGATATCCAAAGCTAGAGGGTAGGGCGGAAGCCTGTATTGGACGGGAGTAGCTTGATTGTGCGGTTCTAGCGTCCCCGCAGGCGCAGCCGGTAGGCTCCCGGGGTCATGTGGAGGTGTCGCTTGAAGACGCGGGTGAAGTGGGCCTGGTCCGAAAAGCCGGAGCATTCGGATACCTGGGACAGCGGCAGGTCGTCCTCGGCCAGCAGTCGTGCCGCATGCTCGATTCGCAGGCCGCGCACGAATTGACCCATGGATACGCCGAATTTCTGGCGGAAGGCCCGGGCCAGATGCGTGGGGTGCACTCCCACTTCGGCGGCCAGCTCGCCCAGCGTGAGCGGATCCAGGAAGTTGGCGCGAAGATAGTCTTCCGCGCGTGCGATCCAGCCCCGCCGCGCCCGATCCTCGGGGGGCCGCGATGCCCGCGCCAGGGTCGCCAACAGCTCCAGTCCCAGCCCGTGGAGCGCCAGCGAAGATGCATCGTCGGCCAGGCGGACCTCCAGGTACATTCGCGCCGCCGTGGCGGCGGCCGCTCCGCCTTTCAGCTGAAGCGGGCGATCGAAGGCCCGCCTCGCCTCCGCGGAGAAATCGTCGCGCAACGCCGGTATCTCGATGCCGAGCCATCGCACCTCGCGCGAGCCCAGCCGCTCCACGTGCAGGACCCCCCGTGGAATGATATTGAGGCAGCCGGGCTGGACGCTCCAGGTCTGGGGGCCAATCTCCGCCGATCCCCGTCCGCTGATCAGAAAGCCGATGCAGTCGTAATCGTGGGAATGTTTCGGGTTCATGCGCCGTCCGGACACCTGGCGTTCACGACATTCGAAGCCGCCAATCGAGATGGAGCGCAGCGTCGTGGAGAGAACGGACGATGGGGTCCGATCGTGGGGATGCTTGCGGCCATGGGAAAGCTCGTGGAGGCTCGTCACTCAGGCTCCGATCCGAAGGTGCGAGCCAGCTTACCATGACCTTCTCAGGTCAAGGGCAGGAGACGATGCCGGAGTCGCGGGGGGCGCTTCCGTAGGTTCCCGTGCCGCAGGAATTCCGGGCGCGGGCGAGGTACCAGTAGGCGAAGCCGGGAGCGGGGTCGTTGCGCGGATCGGTCAGCGATTCAGGACCGCCGGAGGACAGGCAGTCCGCGCCGCCGAAGGTCATCCCGGTGCCGGGTCCGAGACCGCCCGACGCGAGGTCGAAGACGGTCCCGGGCCCCGATGCTGTGTCCTGGTTGTCCCAGGACAGGAGCGTACCCGCACCGGACGCGAGCGCCAGGTTGGTGACCGCAGCCGGAGCGGCCCACGCCCCGGCGTCGCTGTCGTCGCAATCCCCGCCGCATGAAGTACGGCCGTCGGCATCCACGTCGAATCCCTCGTCGATCCCGCCGGCGCAATTGTCGTCGATTCCGTTGCATACCTCCGGCGCTCCCGGGTGGATCGCCGGGTTCGAGTCGTTGCAGTCATTGCCGCAGCCGTTGTAGCCGTCGCCGTCGTTGTCGGCGCTCTGCCCGAGCGCGTAGCGCCCGCCGGTATTCCGATACGAATCCCCGAAGCCTCCCCAGACGAGCATGAACCCGGACGCCCAGAGGGCCGTGTGCTCGTGCCTGCCGGCGGGCGCGCCGGCGGCGGCGACCGCGGACCAGAGATCGGTGGAGGGGTTGTAGCGCGCTCCATTGTTCTGGTAGGCCGTCCCGGTATAGCCGCCCCAGAGAATGATCGTGCTGCCGGCCGCCACCGCGGAATGTCCCGTGCGCTGGGTCGGCGTGCCGAACACCGAGGTGATCGCCCAGGTGTTGGATCCGGGGTTGTAGCGGCTCCCCGAGTTGAGCATCGAGGTGCCGTTGGTCCCGCCCCAGACGACGATGACGCTGCCGTTCCAGGTGGCGGTATGGAAGTAGCGCGCGGCCGCCAGGCCGGTCCCGGTAGAGGTTGCCAGAAGCCAGGTGTCGTTCGATGGGAGGTACTGGGCGCCCGTCGAAAGGGCGCCGCTGCCGTCACGACCGCCCCAGACCACCATCAGCGCGCCGGTCCAGGTGGCGGTATGGTCGCGCCGTGCCGTGGGAGCGCCGGTGGATGAGACGGGCGTCCAGGAGTTGGTTGTCGGATTGTAACGGGCGCCGTTGCCGAGGACGGCGGTGAAATCGGAAGTGCCGCCCCAGACCACCATCAGTGCGCCGCTCCAGATGGCCGAATGCCCGGTGCGCGCCGAGGGAGCGCCGGTCATGGTCACGCTGCTCCAGGAGTCGGCATTCGGATCGTAGCGCCCACCGGTCCCGAGCGTGGCGGCGCCGTCGGTGCCGCCCCAGATCACCATTACGCTTCCGGTCCAGACGGCCGTGTGTCCGCTGCGCGCCACGGGGGCGCCACTCATCGTGACCGGGGACCAGGCATCAGC
This genomic stretch from Candidatus Polarisedimenticolia bacterium harbors:
- a CDS encoding secondary thiamine-phosphate synthase enzyme YjbQ yields the protein MGVARHEVRIDTERKTQVINVTDEVVGACARLGISEGILHVGVRHTTCALCVNEDEEGLRHDFERLGETLLNPFRGKDGYRHDRIDDNAQAHLTSVLMGNSVTLSIKQGKPVLGTWQCILLLEMDGPRPRMLDLTAVGE
- a CDS encoding VOC family protein gives rise to the protein MNRLVRRITIGCFLACTSLLSLTARGQSPDRADPAILAIDGTLLALSVADLDASSRWYSEKLGLKTVLSSPPSGGVSVRVLEGGGLIVELVHQDSAVPAGCGTTDPALCHGLFKVGVLVKDLGKTLEKLAGRGVPVAFGPFPAQPNQRANAIIRDNAGNLIQILQR
- a CDS encoding M48 family metalloprotease → MTLGLGSASIAADKTDKVKLDGYLDCKKGEDLIVDGQRVHPDSKTKFQGGGKATSVATIPVGYQVKVKGVRQPAGLILATEIEASRNGVSNTEKEILAGSDQAEKAWVGAGAIVEPGPDGKEQSMGKLITSGPQVDRCRAIVDKLLPEYVDPKKVRVYVVENPEWNAMAMPNFSIYVFSGLMADLDDNEMAIVLGHELTHATYEHSRRQATKSQYTSIAGQAAMLGSEYVKNPLAKGAAQQATKLGVTTFGNAFSREYEDQADRVGLRYVFEGGYDYTKGPALWRRFAAKYGDQSKIENFFFGDHSLSMKRAAALEKLIATYHPETDTVPAEKK
- a CDS encoding AraC family transcriptional regulator encodes the protein MTSLHELSHGRKHPHDRTPSSVLSTTLRSISIGGFECRERQVSGRRMNPKHSHDYDCIGFLISGRGSAEIGPQTWSVQPGCLNIIPRGVLHVERLGSREVRWLGIEIPALRDDFSAEARRAFDRPLQLKGGAAAATAARMYLEVRLADDASSLALHGLGLELLATLARASRPPEDRARRGWIARAEDYLRANFLDPLTLGELAAEVGVHPTHLARAFRQKFGVSMGQFVRGLRIEHAARLLAEDDLPLSQVSECSGFSDQAHFTRVFKRHLHMTPGAYRLRLRGR
- a CDS encoding MopE-related protein → DPAGDLWSSWSASGPPSGRRNHSAVWTGSKMIVWGGSSGTGSYLNSGGRFDPAAAGTWTAVSMGPGPAPRSAHSAVWTGNQMIVWGGRDGSGVVGSGGRYDPTADAWSPVTMSGAPVARSGHTAVWTGSVMVIWGGTDGAATLGTGGRYDPNADSWSSVTMTGAPSARTGHSAIWSGALMVVWGGTSDFTAVLGNGARYNPTTNSWTPVSSTGAPTARRDHTATWTGALMVVWGGRDGSGALSTGAQYLPSNDTWLLATSTGTGLAAARYFHTATWNGSVIVVWGGTNGTSMLNSGSRYNPGSNTWAITSVFGTPTQRTGHSAVAAGSTIILWGGYTGTAYQNNGARYNPSTDLWSAVAAAGAPAGRHEHTALWASGFMLVWGGFGDSYRNTGGRYALGQSADNDGDGYNGCGNDCNDSNPAIHPGAPEVCNGIDDNCAGGIDEGFDVDADGRTSCGGDCDDSDAGAWAAPAAVTNLALASGAGTLLSWDNQDTASGPGTVFDLASGGLGPGTGMTFGGADCLSSGGPESLTDPRNDPAPGFAYWYLARARNSCGTGTYGSAPRDSGIVSCP